The genomic segment GCCATTTCCAGCCCCTCGACGAACACGTGGGCGATGCTCAGCAGTGCATAGAGGGTTAGGCCGATCTCGGCGAAACGCCGCAGGCCATATTGCTGACGGAACTTGATCATCAGCAGGTTGGCGGAGACGTTGATCATGAAGTACGCCGCCGGCAGCCAGGCAGCCTGTGACGGCGTGAGGCCCAGGTCGCCCTGGATACTCGGCAGATTGGCAATGAACAAGGCGTTGCCCAGCCCGCCGGTAATACCCACCAGCACCGCAACACAGGCATAGGCGATGCGCACCGGCATCGGATGCAGCAGGATCGCCGGGGATCCGGGCATCGATGGACGTTCGTGGGGTTCCCAGCGAGGAACGGGGGCAAGATATTGCGGCATGTTGTGCAGGACTCGACGGCCAGGGTCAGGGGCATGCATGAGGGTCTGCCAAACCGGCGGACATCCTTTTAGGACAGCTGCAAGCGCGAAATGATTGGTCCCATGCGCACCGGTCGGTTGGCAGCGATGAAACTGGGTGCGGCGGTGCGGTCGCTGGGCGGAGCAGCTGAACCTTTGCCGATACGAGGCGGTCGACTCAACAGGTTGGCCGTGTTGTCACTGGCCGTTAACTAAGCTTCAGGAGGAACCATTCAATGGATACCAACGACACCATTTCCGTGCTTAACGACCTCATCGAAACCAGCAAGGACGGCGAAAAAGGCTTCCGCGAATGCGCTGAAGACCTGAAGAATCCCCAGCTGCAAACCAGCATGACCCAGCGTGCACAGGACTGCGCGACGGCAGCTGCCGAGCTGCAGCAACTGGTCAGGTCCCTGGGCGGCGACCCGGAAACTTCCACCAGCACCGCGGGCGATATGCATCGGCGGTGGGTCGATCTGAAGTCCGCAATTACCGGCCACAGCGACGAAGCGATCCTCAACGAGTGCGAGCGAGGTGAAGACGTGGCGCTCAAGAGCTATCGCAAAGCGCTGGAAAAAGACCTGCCGGTCGATGTCCGTGCGGTTGTAGAGCGCCAATTCCAAGGCGTTCAGCGCAACCATGATCAGGTCAAGGCGTTGCGTGACGCAGAACGCGCGCGCAGCTGATCCAGAGCGTCGAACCGCCTGATCGAAACTGCGACCGAGAACCAAAACGCCCCGACCTTTCGGGGCG from the Stutzerimonas stutzeri genome contains:
- a CDS encoding PA2169 family four-helix-bundle protein produces the protein MDTNDTISVLNDLIETSKDGEKGFRECAEDLKNPQLQTSMTQRAQDCATAAAELQQLVRSLGGDPETSTSTAGDMHRRWVDLKSAITGHSDEAILNECERGEDVALKSYRKALEKDLPVDVRAVVERQFQGVQRNHDQVKALRDAERARS